Proteins co-encoded in one Flavivirga eckloniae genomic window:
- a CDS encoding GNAT family N-acetyltransferase has translation MSKKNKIPIFPVLFRTPEINHLYESIEYFGTSIKNKTNSECAKNNIFTFRLVPEYFKLNLRDTSFKSKIIPQYNWGYSILLNDSDSIEGYMQRQFNSKKRNILTRYVKRLELCFNIKYNMFYGEMPPADYDFIMQSLYDMIIARFEERNETHKNLYEWQTLAEDTYEKILNKEASLFVIYNEDEPIEISLNYHYDKVLFSYISSFKIDYSKFGLGHVEIYKQIEWCANNGYKLFEMGVGGMDYKRRWSNNIYRYNYHLTYNGASLLTSYKARISGTKLKLKEYLKSKKINEILPLINNYLTPKRKNSSNIVASEIRPIDGLDLKGFKELSLLNNDSFLLKKHVYSFLYTTITHSNDIKIYKNNSENLFIVKSAAQYQKITLNV, from the coding sequence ATGAGTAAAAAAAACAAAATACCAATCTTTCCTGTTTTATTTAGAACGCCAGAGATCAATCATTTGTACGAGAGCATTGAATATTTTGGAACAAGCATTAAGAACAAAACAAACTCTGAATGCGCAAAAAACAACATATTTACATTCAGGCTAGTACCAGAGTATTTCAAACTCAACCTAAGAGACACTTCTTTTAAAAGCAAAATAATCCCTCAATACAACTGGGGCTACTCCATACTGCTCAACGATTCCGATTCTATCGAAGGCTACATGCAACGCCAGTTCAATTCAAAAAAAAGAAACATCCTAACACGATATGTTAAGCGACTAGAACTGTGTTTCAATATAAAATACAATATGTTTTACGGCGAGATGCCGCCCGCAGATTACGACTTTATCATGCAATCGCTGTACGATATGATCATTGCCAGGTTTGAGGAACGAAACGAAACACATAAAAACCTATACGAATGGCAAACACTAGCTGAAGACACCTATGAAAAAATCTTAAATAAAGAAGCGTCGCTATTCGTTATTTACAATGAAGACGAACCCATAGAAATTTCTTTAAACTACCATTATGACAAGGTGCTATTTAGCTACATATCATCATTCAAAATCGATTACTCAAAGTTCGGATTAGGTCATGTAGAAATCTACAAACAAATTGAATGGTGCGCCAACAACGGCTACAAACTTTTCGAAATGGGTGTTGGTGGAATGGATTACAAACGCCGGTGGAGCAACAATATCTACAGGTACAATTACCACCTTACTTACAATGGCGCTTCCCTCCTAACTAGTTACAAAGCACGAATTTCCGGCACCAAACTTAAACTTAAAGAATACCTTAAATCTAAAAAGATAAACGAAATTTTACCCTTAATAAACAATTACCTAACACCAAAAAGAAAAAACAGCAGTAATATTGTAGCTTCAGAGATTAGACCTATTGATGGTTTAGATCTGAAAGGCTTCAAAGAACTATCTCTCCTAAATAATGACTCCTTTTTGTTAAAGAAGCATGTTTATAGTTTTTTGTACACAACAATTACACATAGCAACGACATAAAAATTTACAAAAACAATAGCGAAAATCTATTTATTGTAAAAAGCGCCGCTCAGTACCAAAAAATCACTCTTAACGTATAA
- a CDS encoding GNAT family N-acetyltransferase has protein sequence MSKKHAHVSFLLDLFFKNKAFPPFWKKITNSFTNNVVHKTDSNLDVEHKTYSISDVPNYFSIDFKNTTKHLKQLSTPLYAGYLINLELFEDLEDYLNNKLGRPRKSQLKRYRKRLDLCIAPEYKIFHGDIAKKEYDSLFDNLFEMTEQRFAQKEELNFELPFLELYHQMMYPLILKKEACIFAIYHKNKPISITLNFIDEDTVFHWNSCYDINYQMFNLGHINMVNHLEWAFQNGYKIFDMGRGDFLHKRKYINEEYMYNEHVIYNSKSLTASIVAHIKILKLKLRFKLIQFLKKTKLHLWYGKYAKYKYRLAKTKNKTPINIKFNIENTISEIPKLTSLNTINLSKDDYYFLIKPLNYFLHKSQELADNVVVYNDSNNKKTFYFKGLKKTQKITIEN, from the coding sequence ATGAGTAAAAAGCACGCCCATGTTAGTTTTTTATTAGACCTGTTTTTTAAAAACAAGGCCTTCCCTCCTTTTTGGAAAAAAATAACCAATTCGTTCACAAACAATGTTGTACACAAAACAGATTCCAATCTTGATGTAGAACATAAAACATATAGTATTAGTGACGTCCCCAACTATTTTTCTATTGATTTTAAGAACACTACGAAACATTTAAAACAATTATCGACTCCGCTTTATGCTGGGTATTTAATAAACTTAGAACTTTTTGAGGATTTAGAGGATTATCTAAACAACAAATTAGGCAGGCCAAGAAAATCACAATTAAAAAGATATAGAAAACGACTGGATTTATGTATTGCTCCCGAATACAAAATATTTCACGGAGACATTGCAAAAAAAGAATACGATTCGCTTTTTGATAACTTATTTGAAATGACTGAACAACGTTTTGCTCAAAAGGAAGAATTAAATTTCGAATTACCTTTTTTAGAGCTATATCATCAAATGATGTATCCGTTAATACTAAAAAAGGAAGCCTGTATTTTTGCCATATACCACAAAAATAAACCCATAAGTATCACTTTAAATTTCATAGATGAAGACACTGTATTTCACTGGAATAGCTGTTACGACATAAACTACCAAATGTTCAATCTGGGGCATATAAACATGGTAAACCATTTAGAATGGGCTTTTCAAAACGGGTATAAAATTTTCGATATGGGTCGAGGCGATTTTCTTCATAAAAGAAAATATATTAACGAAGAATACATGTACAATGAACACGTAATCTATAATTCGAAATCTCTAACCGCCTCCATTGTAGCCCATATTAAAATACTAAAATTAAAGCTACGCTTCAAGCTCATTCAATTTCTTAAAAAAACCAAGCTACACCTGTGGTATGGAAAATACGCTAAATATAAATACAGGTTGGCAAAGACTAAAAACAAAACACCTATAAACATCAAATTTAATATTGAGAATACCATTTCCGAAATTCCGAAGCTTACAAGCTTAAATACAATAAACTTGAGTAAAGACGATTATTATTTTTTAATAAAACCCTTAAACTATTTTTTACATAAAAGCCAGGAACTAGCAGACAATGTGGTAGTTTATAATGATTCAAATAACAAAAAAACGTTTTATTTTAAAGGTTTAAAAAAGACACAAAAAATAACCATAGAAAACTAA
- a CDS encoding GNAT family N-acetyltransferase, translating into MAIIKNITFLKAFLAENSLPSIYSKVTDSMGFNYTINTSSNTPEHVFLIKDFPDYLNINTQPKNKLKLAQTKTLKGHLVEIKSFKSFSEYLKLNFSTKSRSNLRRYQNRLETCFNINYACYHGEIDKQEYDRLFVVLKDLLIKRFNEKQEVNYELQHLEEFHDIVYDLIISKKASLFVIYDGKKPISIRINMFKEKLGFYIISGYDIDYSKFHLGSIDMLKNIEWCFNNAFEVYDLLKGYDYYKTKWATKSHYYYNHVVYNSNSINSFFIGKLIHLKERIKYKSYTVIKGSKLHLQFKKINRGKIKTAHAKPIVIVDNPDESKIESTSQINIHKNNDYAFLRKTLYDFLFTSKASVNNTKVLKINNSQNQYLIKSNNKSQLVTIEQNE; encoded by the coding sequence ATGGCTATCATTAAAAATATAACATTTTTAAAAGCATTTTTAGCAGAAAATAGCCTCCCCTCCATATACAGTAAAGTTACAGATAGTATGGGTTTTAACTACACCATTAACACCAGTTCGAATACTCCCGAACACGTATTTTTAATTAAAGATTTTCCCGACTATCTAAACATAAATACACAACCTAAAAACAAACTAAAGTTAGCCCAAACAAAGACACTTAAAGGGCATTTGGTTGAAATCAAGTCATTTAAAAGCTTTTCAGAGTACTTAAAGTTAAACTTTAGCACCAAAAGCAGATCAAACCTAAGGCGTTACCAAAACAGACTGGAAACCTGTTTTAACATAAACTACGCTTGTTACCACGGCGAGATTGACAAACAAGAATACGATCGTCTTTTTGTTGTTTTAAAAGACCTGTTAATAAAACGGTTCAACGAAAAACAAGAAGTCAATTACGAACTGCAGCATTTGGAAGAATTTCACGATATCGTGTATGATTTAATAATAAGTAAAAAAGCCAGCCTATTTGTTATTTACGACGGGAAAAAACCTATTAGCATAAGAATTAATATGTTTAAGGAAAAGCTAGGGTTTTACATTATTAGTGGTTACGATATCGATTATTCGAAATTCCACTTAGGAAGTATCGATATGTTAAAAAATATTGAATGGTGTTTTAATAATGCTTTTGAAGTTTACGACCTATTGAAAGGCTACGATTATTACAAAACAAAATGGGCTACAAAGTCGCATTATTATTACAATCACGTCGTTTATAATTCAAACTCAATAAATTCATTTTTCATTGGGAAATTAATACATTTAAAGGAACGCATTAAATACAAAAGCTACACTGTAATTAAAGGCTCGAAACTACATTTACAATTTAAAAAGATTAATAGAGGAAAAATTAAAACAGCACATGCTAAACCTATTGTTATTGTTGACAATCCAGATGAAAGCAAAATAGAAAGCACATCACAAATAAACATCCATAAAAATAACGACTATGCTTTTTTAAGGAAAACCCTATACGATTTTTTATTTACCTCCAAAGCATCTGTCAACAATACGAAAGTGCTTAAAATCAACAATTCTCAAAACCAGTATTTAATAAAATCCAATAATAAAAGTCAACTTGTAACCATAGAACAGAATGAGTAA
- a CDS encoding GNAT family N-acetyltransferase, translating to MLKRILPNSLDVLSTFLERKVLLPVYSKILNSISKEYIHKSTTPEPKDDNFLYCIYDFPSYLKATVTSTKWKLKTINTYKGSLILLKNYSDTNAYLKSKFSAGRRSKFRTYKRRLETCFNIEYKSFFGEISRSEYEYLFDEFHKMIKNRFLEKKIQNYDLSRWSIYHEIAYPLINSKEAALFVIYNNKKPISICLNLVRNKTIYGYIRTYDIDYSKFYIGFTDFIKQLDWCFENDIEIFDLLKGNYPYKTKLIDTQYDFQKHVLYNSKSIITRLSANIIVTRTRAFYALVKVLKKMNFNTLYHNFLKYKYRNRELSKITDDSKTTIEKLETLNPETKLTNVDLNNDTFSYLKRPVYNLLYSNQESINTIEIFKFQNETDTYLVKGKNTISKITFQ from the coding sequence ATGTTAAAAAGAATATTGCCAAATAGTCTGGATGTTTTAAGTACTTTTTTAGAAAGAAAAGTGCTCCTGCCTGTTTATAGCAAAATTTTAAATAGTATTTCTAAGGAGTACATACACAAAAGCACAACACCAGAACCTAAAGACGATAATTTCCTGTATTGTATTTATGACTTTCCCAGCTATTTAAAAGCAACGGTTACGAGCACCAAATGGAAGCTAAAAACTATAAACACATACAAAGGATCATTAATTCTGCTTAAAAATTACAGCGATACAAACGCTTATTTAAAGAGTAAGTTTAGCGCAGGGCGACGATCGAAATTTAGAACATACAAACGCAGACTGGAAACGTGCTTTAACATAGAGTACAAAAGCTTTTTTGGCGAGATTTCGAGAAGCGAATACGAATATCTTTTTGATGAATTTCATAAGATGATCAAAAATCGGTTTTTAGAAAAAAAAATACAGAATTACGATCTGTCTCGTTGGAGTATTTATCACGAAATAGCTTACCCCCTAATAAATAGTAAAGAAGCTGCACTTTTTGTTATCTACAATAACAAGAAACCTATTAGCATTTGTTTGAATTTGGTAAGAAACAAAACAATTTATGGTTATATAAGAACCTACGATATCGATTACTCAAAGTTTTATATCGGGTTTACAGATTTTATAAAGCAACTTGATTGGTGCTTCGAAAATGATATAGAGATTTTCGATCTCCTAAAGGGAAATTACCCCTACAAAACCAAACTTATCGATACTCAATACGATTTTCAAAAACACGTATTATACAATTCAAAATCAATAATAACCAGACTTTCTGCTAACATAATCGTTACCAGAACCCGTGCCTTTTACGCATTGGTTAAAGTTTTAAAGAAAATGAACTTTAATACATTGTATCACAATTTTTTAAAGTATAAATACCGGAATAGGGAATTGAGCAAGATTACTGATGATTCTAAAACAACTATTGAAAAGCTTGAAACGTTAAATCCTGAAACCAAACTGACAAACGTCGATTTAAACAACGACACCTTCAGCTACTTAAAAAGGCCCGTATACAACCTTTTATACAGCAATCAAGAATCTATAAACACTATAGAAATTTTTAAATTTCAAAATGAAACAGATACTTATCTTGTAAAAGGGAAAAATACCATATCTAAAATCACCTTTCAATAA
- a CDS encoding GNAT family N-acetyltransferase — translation MIHKLFFNKNSHLIFDLFLNKTISSLYNGKVSNALTQRNYTTKNLIDSDFKSIYITKDIPNYFTFTPKDANTKFKEVLQYNGYLLNLSGYTNATDFINSTLNKRNRKNLNSKTNRLHENHNISSQVFFGSIDKQEYDRIFEDFYKLLNARFKKKKMYNRYLPNWNDLQASTFQKIQDRNASLHVIYDNSNPIAITLNFHLNDIVFSHIQTYDMNYSKYNMGDISMVHHIEWLINNHISIFDLSMGKTYYKEKWSNHTYHFFYHIFYNKRSIISRLSARVIALELKLLQFLRNKNIIGKLFMFDKLIYTYKSKVVKQ, via the coding sequence ATGATTCACAAGCTTTTTTTTAATAAGAACAGTCATTTAATTTTTGATTTGTTTTTAAACAAAACAATAAGCTCGTTGTATAATGGTAAAGTTTCGAATGCATTAACCCAAAGAAACTATACCACCAAAAACCTTATAGATAGTGATTTTAAATCCATCTATATCACCAAGGACATTCCTAACTATTTTACCTTTACCCCAAAAGATGCAAACACTAAATTTAAAGAAGTACTGCAATACAATGGATATCTGTTAAATCTATCTGGATATACAAATGCTACAGACTTTATAAATAGTACGCTTAACAAACGAAACAGAAAGAATTTAAATTCAAAAACTAATAGGCTTCACGAAAACCACAATATTTCATCACAGGTATTTTTCGGAAGCATAGATAAGCAGGAATATGATAGGATTTTTGAGGATTTCTACAAATTACTCAATGCACGATTTAAAAAGAAGAAAATGTACAATAGGTACCTCCCTAACTGGAATGACTTGCAAGCATCTACTTTTCAAAAAATACAAGATAGGAATGCCTCATTACATGTAATCTATGATAACTCCAACCCTATCGCCATTACATTGAATTTTCATTTAAACGATATCGTTTTTAGCCATATTCAAACCTACGATATGAATTATTCAAAATACAACATGGGAGATATTAGCATGGTGCACCATATAGAATGGCTAATAAACAACCACATTAGCATATTCGACCTATCGATGGGCAAAACGTATTATAAAGAAAAATGGAGTAACCATACCTATCATTTCTTCTATCATATTTTTTACAATAAACGATCAATCATATCCAGGTTAAGCGCAAGAGTTATAGCCCTAGAGCTTAAACTCCTGCAATTTTTAAGAAATAAAAACATAATTGGAAAACTATTTATGTTCGATAAACTTATTTACACTTATAAAAGCAAGGTTGTAAAACAATAG
- a CDS encoding GNAT family N-acetyltransferase — MNNENPYLLKTFKSIWLKHFNDNKKPLTFSFVNTLTFIKHKKLPVFLSTGTTNTKGISYRLSNNISSDYKNNVFIIYDVPEFNGKNNTSTNAISCYKVKQYPGFICDLKKYNTLKEYMLDVISKKSRYKFNSYKRKLETSHDIHYKMYLDDITPETYENIFNHFNKLLKKRFSDKKIVNNNLDPEEWDFYKEVTLPLILNKQAGLFVVYDKDKPIAITLLNFSKDTVLDVIRVFDIDYKKLRLGTVSIMKQLEWCIENNYKALDFSKGYYEYKQRWANKPYWFEYHIFYDKKSIKAKALALFYKNLFAFKLFVRKKHLTDYIHQFKFFLNSKRYAE, encoded by the coding sequence ATGAATAATGAAAATCCTTATTTATTAAAAACTTTTAAGTCTATATGGTTAAAACACTTTAACGATAACAAAAAGCCATTGACTTTTAGTTTTGTTAATACCCTTACTTTTATAAAACATAAAAAGCTACCTGTATTTCTTAGTACGGGCACCACTAATACAAAAGGAATTTCATACAGACTGTCTAACAACATTTCCAGCGACTATAAGAACAATGTTTTTATAATTTACGATGTACCAGAGTTTAATGGAAAAAACAACACAAGCACCAACGCTATAAGCTGTTATAAAGTGAAGCAGTATCCTGGGTTTATTTGCGACTTAAAAAAGTACAATACACTTAAAGAATACATGCTCGATGTTATTAGCAAAAAAAGCCGTTACAAGTTTAACAGTTACAAACGCAAGCTGGAAACGTCGCACGACATACATTATAAAATGTATTTAGACGACATAACCCCAGAGACATACGAAAACATCTTTAATCATTTTAACAAGCTGCTTAAAAAGCGCTTTTCTGATAAAAAAATTGTAAACAACAATTTAGATCCTGAGGAATGGGACTTTTATAAGGAAGTAACCTTACCCTTGATTTTAAATAAACAAGCTGGGCTTTTTGTAGTATACGATAAAGATAAGCCTATCGCTATTACCCTGCTTAATTTTTCTAAGGATACCGTACTGGACGTTATTAGGGTTTTCGATATCGATTATAAAAAGCTTAGACTTGGCACTGTTAGCATTATGAAGCAATTAGAATGGTGTATAGAAAACAATTACAAAGCTTTAGATTTCTCTAAAGGTTATTATGAATACAAGCAACGATGGGCTAATAAACCTTATTGGTTCGAATACCACATTTTTTATGATAAAAAGTCGATAAAAGCCAAGGCACTAGCCTTATTCTATAAAAACCTATTTGCCTTTAAACTATTTGTTAGAAAAAAGCATCTTACGGATTATATCCATCAGTTCAAATTTTTTCTAAACTCAAAACGGTACGCTGAATAA